The following are encoded together in the Deinococcus soli (ex Cha et al. 2016) genome:
- the yjjX gene encoding inosine/xanthosine triphosphatase has product MTVLVGSLNPGKVQPVREVFGTLFPELEVSGAAVPSGVRDQPVGVGETRRGAVNRARRAARLPGATWGVGLEGGVRVERGRGWLFGVVAAARAGDGLLLTARTAELPVPEAALPRVLAGEELGGVMDELLGTHDLKRGAGTVGALTGGLVTRPAVWAQALVLALAPALHPGFYPAVHAARTNVR; this is encoded by the coding sequence GTGACGGTCCTCGTCGGCTCGCTGAACCCGGGCAAGGTGCAGCCCGTCCGGGAGGTCTTCGGGACGCTGTTCCCTGAACTGGAGGTCAGCGGCGCGGCGGTCCCCAGCGGCGTGCGCGACCAGCCGGTCGGGGTGGGGGAGACCCGCCGGGGCGCCGTGAACCGCGCCCGGCGGGCTGCCCGGCTGCCCGGCGCGACCTGGGGCGTGGGCCTAGAGGGTGGGGTGCGGGTCGAGCGGGGGCGCGGCTGGCTGTTCGGGGTGGTGGCCGCCGCGCGCGCCGGGGACGGCCTGCTCCTGACCGCCCGCACCGCCGAACTGCCCGTCCCGGAGGCTGCCCTGCCACGCGTGCTGGCGGGTGAGGAACTGGGCGGCGTGATGGACGAACTGCTGGGCACCCACGACCTGAAACGCGGCGCGGGCACGGTGGGCGCCCTGACCGGCGGGCTCGTGACCCGCCCGGCGGTGTGGGCGCAGGCGCTGGTGCTGGCCCTGGCGCCCGCGCTGCACCCCGGGTTCTACCCGGCCGTCCATGCGGCGCGGACGAACGTGCGTTAG
- a CDS encoding protein kinase domain-containing protein has protein sequence MTPVLLASLFVVGVLLTVRLNERVLSGAVAVVVGLLAALLAALALGVGGPRAAEMQLSDLNRAQGVLVAAAFVIATAAYHMGRMILPSLDRPGRKPMKVQRTAAPTQVQRRTNLTQTQVTSDLRFQDYEVLDRIGVGGMGSVYRARRRQDGRTVALKVPQDKYLADAKFVKRFYREAEVLKRFNHPNIVRVYDYRMQDPEHYIAMEFLDGESLEDVLENRTLTFTESAQIMRALADALRHIHMQNVVHRDIKPANVMLLKSAFTDGVLRDGGVKLMDFGIAVGKVLTRLTMTGARVGTPIYMAPEQAKGNRVDARSDVYSLGLLAYELVTGQTAFKGSYEAVVHQQVFESPKPPKQVRLEVPGKLNDLILHMIEKDPASRPTLDDVIARIDAGVLSDDVFNDPLALALSVQEKRGTLRLLDLKGKLRASLRDQTGGAQGLPGAPNAMASDHEGNMFVTLLDYRQGRSGTLARKLDPDGQELASFGPYGLGDGELLQPVGVAVTQGQVFILDAEAHHVVVFDLEGRFLRRFGGRGQGLGRFEKPRSIVAAPDGHVYVLDTGNNEVQRFNAQGEYISRFAFRLDRNSDALRPLEGLGVDQFGAVYIVDSVARKVRKIEADGTPGLTFAMETLVGEPADAPWLIQVGPDGQMYAVRQGGQVLRIYSNVGDLLSSNDMYAPVQAMSLLHRPHVLHPA, from the coding sequence GTGACCCCCGTCCTGCTCGCGTCGCTGTTCGTCGTCGGCGTCCTGCTGACCGTCCGCCTGAACGAACGGGTGCTGAGCGGCGCGGTGGCCGTCGTGGTGGGGCTGCTGGCCGCGCTGCTGGCCGCGCTGGCGCTGGGCGTGGGCGGCCCGCGCGCCGCCGAGATGCAGCTGAGCGACCTGAACCGCGCGCAGGGCGTGCTGGTCGCCGCGGCGTTCGTGATCGCCACCGCCGCGTACCACATGGGCCGCATGATCCTGCCCAGCCTGGACCGCCCGGGCCGCAAGCCCATGAAGGTGCAGCGCACCGCCGCGCCCACGCAGGTGCAGCGCCGCACGAACCTGACGCAGACGCAGGTGACCAGCGACCTGCGCTTCCAGGACTACGAGGTCCTCGACCGGATCGGGGTGGGCGGCATGGGCAGCGTGTACCGCGCCCGACGTCGCCAGGACGGCCGTACGGTCGCCCTGAAGGTCCCGCAGGACAAGTACCTCGCGGACGCGAAGTTCGTCAAGCGCTTCTACCGCGAGGCGGAGGTCCTCAAGCGGTTCAACCACCCGAATATCGTGCGGGTGTACGACTACCGCATGCAGGACCCCGAGCATTACATCGCCATGGAATTCCTGGACGGCGAGAGCCTCGAGGACGTGCTGGAAAACCGCACGCTGACCTTCACGGAAAGCGCGCAGATCATGCGCGCCCTGGCCGACGCGCTGCGCCACATCCACATGCAGAACGTCGTGCACCGCGACATCAAGCCCGCCAACGTGATGCTGCTCAAGAGTGCCTTCACCGACGGCGTGCTGCGTGACGGCGGCGTGAAACTCATGGACTTCGGCATCGCGGTCGGGAAGGTCCTGACCCGCCTGACCATGACCGGTGCGCGCGTCGGCACGCCCATCTACATGGCACCCGAGCAGGCCAAGGGCAACCGCGTGGACGCCCGCAGCGACGTGTACTCGCTGGGGCTGCTCGCCTACGAACTGGTCACCGGGCAAACCGCCTTCAAGGGCAGCTACGAGGCCGTCGTGCACCAGCAGGTCTTCGAGTCCCCCAAGCCCCCCAAGCAGGTGAGGCTGGAGGTGCCGGGCAAACTGAACGACCTGATCCTGCACATGATCGAGAAGGACCCCGCCTCGCGCCCCACCCTGGACGACGTGATCGCCCGCATCGACGCCGGGGTGCTGAGTGACGACGTGTTCAACGATCCGCTCGCGCTGGCCCTGAGCGTCCAGGAGAAACGCGGTACGCTGCGCCTGCTGGACCTCAAGGGGAAGCTGCGCGCCAGTCTGCGCGACCAGACCGGCGGTGCCCAGGGCCTGCCCGGCGCGCCCAACGCCATGGCCAGCGACCACGAGGGCAACATGTTTGTCACGCTGCTCGACTACCGCCAGGGCCGCAGCGGCACCCTGGCGCGCAAACTCGACCCGGACGGGCAGGAACTCGCCTCCTTCGGACCGTACGGGCTGGGCGACGGTGAACTGCTCCAGCCGGTCGGCGTGGCCGTCACGCAGGGGCAGGTGTTCATCCTGGACGCCGAGGCGCACCACGTGGTCGTCTTCGACCTTGAGGGCCGCTTCCTGCGCCGCTTCGGCGGGCGCGGGCAGGGCCTGGGCCGCTTCGAGAAGCCCCGCTCGATCGTCGCTGCGCCCGACGGGCACGTGTATGTCCTCGATACCGGCAACAACGAGGTGCAGCGCTTCAACGCACAGGGCGAGTACATCAGCCGCTTCGCGTTCCGCCTGGACCGCAACAGCGACGCGCTGCGCCCCCTGGAGGGCCTGGGCGTGGACCAGTTCGGCGCGGTGTACATCGTCGACAGTGTCGCCCGCAAGGTCCGCAAGATCGAGGCGGACGGCACCCCGGGCCTGACCTTCGCCATGGAAACCCTGGTCGGCGAGCCCGCCGA
- a CDS encoding DinB family protein, with translation MNVLHYALAGGAAFRTPGDLLRGLTLDEATCAVPGLPYTLGDLLAHLQVTQRTSLDLATGRADRWPDGLDVWPASPASGADLTALLGDLQAGLAEAQALAADPSSRARDVLTDLAAHSAYHWGQVALIRRLHGTLPEPEGA, from the coding sequence ATGAACGTCCTGCACTACGCGCTGGCGGGCGGCGCGGCCTTCCGCACCCCCGGTGACCTGCTGCGCGGCCTGACCCTGGACGAGGCCACCTGCGCCGTGCCGGGCCTGCCGTACACGCTCGGGGACCTTCTCGCGCATCTTCAGGTGACGCAGCGCACCAGCCTGGATCTCGCCACCGGCCGCGCCGACCGCTGGCCCGATGGGCTGGACGTCTGGCCTGCTTCCCCGGCCAGCGGGGCGGACCTGACGGCCCTGCTGGGCGACCTCCAGGCCGGGCTGGCCGAGGCGCAGGCCCTGGCTGCCGACCCCAGCAGCCGCGCGCGTGACGTCCTGACCGATCTGGCGGCGCACAGCGCGTACCACTGGGGGCAGGTGGCGCTGATCCGCCGCCTGCACGGCACGCTGCCCGAACCGGAGGGCGCGTGA
- a CDS encoding response regulator, translating to MTQTHSPIPIHLLLVEDSEADIILTQEAFKEAGIHTHLHVARDGVEALEFLRDPARPRPDVILLDINMPRMNGLEVLREVKQDPQLMTIPVIMLTTSRAEEDILRSYQAYAASYVVKPVEFGKFYDAIQALGRYMLTIVRLPPRAG from the coding sequence ATGACCCAGACTCACTCTCCCATTCCGATTCACCTGCTGCTGGTCGAGGACAGCGAGGCCGACATCATCCTCACCCAGGAGGCCTTCAAGGAGGCGGGGATCCACACGCACCTGCACGTCGCGCGTGACGGCGTGGAAGCCCTGGAGTTCCTGCGCGATCCGGCCCGGCCCCGTCCGGACGTGATCCTGCTGGATATCAACATGCCGCGCATGAACGGCTTGGAGGTGCTGCGCGAGGTCAAGCAGGACCCGCAGCTGATGACCATTCCGGTGATCATGCTCACCACCAGCCGCGCCGAGGAGGACATCCTGCGTTCGTATCAGGCGTACGCGGCGAGTTACGTCGTGAAGCCCGTCGAGTTCGGGAAGTTCTACGACGCGATTCAGGCGCTGGGCCGGTACATGCTCACCATCGTGCGCCTGCCGCCACGGGCCGGCTGA
- a CDS encoding MBL fold metallo-hydrolase, which produces MSTWIQSRQIGPATVHSLTDGQFRLDGGAMFGSVPRALWERATTPDELNRIRLRINPLLIQLGGENILVETGMWDQGGEKFEAMYALDRDETVFRGLDALGLSPDDIHLVINTHLHFDHAGRNVTTLGDPTFPNARYVVQKQELHDARHTHERSRASYLPAYIDPIEHAGLFEIVDGEHELRPGLSVLPLPGHNLGQQGVVLRQDGQTLVYVADLIPTLAHAPTAYIMGYDLYPVTTLDTRKRHLGQWFEEGAVICTPHDPDTAFAQLHPNPKGGFTLNPAQP; this is translated from the coding sequence GTGAGCACCTGGATCCAGTCCCGTCAGATCGGCCCCGCCACCGTCCACTCCCTGACCGACGGCCAGTTCCGCCTCGACGGCGGGGCGATGTTCGGCAGCGTCCCCCGCGCCCTGTGGGAACGCGCCACGACCCCCGACGAGCTGAACCGCATCCGGCTGCGCATCAACCCCCTGCTGATCCAGCTGGGCGGCGAGAACATCCTCGTCGAGACCGGCATGTGGGACCAGGGCGGCGAGAAATTCGAGGCCATGTACGCCCTAGACCGCGACGAGACCGTCTTCCGGGGCCTGGACGCCCTGGGCCTGAGCCCCGACGACATCCACCTCGTGATCAACACCCACCTGCACTTCGACCACGCCGGACGGAACGTCACCACCCTGGGCGACCCCACCTTCCCGAACGCCCGCTACGTCGTCCAGAAACAGGAACTTCACGACGCCCGCCACACCCACGAACGCAGCCGCGCCAGCTACCTCCCCGCCTACATCGACCCCATCGAGCACGCCGGCCTGTTCGAGATCGTGGACGGCGAACACGAACTGCGCCCCGGCCTGAGCGTCCTGCCGCTCCCCGGGCACAACCTCGGCCAGCAGGGCGTCGTGCTACGCCAGGACGGGCAGACCCTGGTGTACGTCGCCGACCTGATCCCCACCCTGGCCCACGCGCCCACCGCGTACATCATGGGCTACGACCTGTACCCCGTCACCACCCTGGACACCCGCAAACGCCACCTGGGCCAGTGGTTCGAGGAGGGGGCCGTCATCTGCACGCCGCACGACCCGGACACCGCCTTCGCGCAGCTGCACCCCAACCCGAAGGGCGGCTTCACGCTGAATCCCGCGCAGCCCTGA
- a CDS encoding glycosyltransferase family 2 protein — protein sequence MSGMSGVSVSCAVVIAAFNEEDTVGGVVRVARSFTPEVIVVSDGSVDGTVGAAREAGAEVVDLAVNVGKGGALHAGLRAARADVVILLDADLTGLSAAHLETLCDPVRRGDLDMSIGVFEGGGFVTDWGNKLTPHLSGQRACRREWLLAVPDLAAERWPEPAITRHLKATGARWAYVELPNVAQVVKEKKRGFWGGAKARTKMYVSLLTYRARRRG from the coding sequence ATGAGCGGCATGTCGGGTGTCTCGGTGTCTTGCGCGGTTGTGATTGCGGCCTTCAACGAGGAGGACACCGTGGGCGGGGTGGTGCGCGTGGCGCGGTCCTTCACGCCGGAGGTGATCGTGGTGTCCGACGGCAGCGTGGACGGCACGGTCGGCGCGGCGCGGGAGGCCGGCGCGGAGGTCGTGGATCTCGCGGTGAATGTCGGCAAGGGCGGGGCACTGCACGCGGGCCTGCGGGCGGCGCGGGCGGACGTGGTGATCCTGCTGGACGCGGACCTGACGGGCCTGAGCGCCGCGCATCTGGAGACGCTGTGCGACCCGGTGCGGCGCGGCGACCTGGACATGAGCATCGGGGTGTTCGAGGGCGGCGGGTTCGTGACGGACTGGGGGAACAAGCTCACGCCGCACCTGAGCGGGCAGCGGGCGTGCCGGCGCGAATGGCTGCTGGCCGTGCCGGACCTGGCGGCGGAACGCTGGCCGGAACCGGCGATCACGCGGCACCTGAAGGCGACCGGGGCGCGCTGGGCGTACGTGGAACTGCCGAACGTGGCGCAGGTCGTCAAGGAGAAGAAGCGGGGCTTCTGGGGGGGCGCGAAGGCCCGCACGAAGATGTACGTGTCGCTGCTGACGTACCGGGCGCGCCGCCGGGGCTGA